In a genomic window of [Empedobacter] haloabium:
- a CDS encoding lmo0937 family membrane protein, translating into MLYTIAVVLIILWLLGLVTSYTIGGFIHILLVVAVIMILLRLISGRGV; encoded by the coding sequence ATGCTTTACACTATTGCTGTAGTACTCATCATTCTGTGGCTGCTGGGTCTGGTCACGTCGTACACCATCGGCGGTTTCATCCATATCCTGCTGGTCGTGGCCGTCATCATGATCCTGCTGCGCCTGATCAGCGGACGCGGCGTCTAG
- a CDS encoding ribonuclease E inhibitor RraB has product MYKRVETWPDDADGEVLRLLAESGFDFSAEVPIEFNVDVEEWPPEEALLAELRKHYDDVECVEAEDGDRFVQFVVTSRVSYELVTSVQRAATELAAPFGGWCDSWGANA; this is encoded by the coding sequence ATGTACAAACGTGTGGAAACCTGGCCGGACGATGCCGATGGCGAGGTGTTGCGCTTGCTGGCGGAAAGTGGATTCGACTTCTCCGCCGAGGTGCCGATCGAATTCAATGTGGACGTGGAAGAGTGGCCCCCTGAGGAAGCGCTGCTGGCCGAGCTGCGCAAGCATTACGATGACGTCGAATGCGTGGAGGCGGAAGATGGCGACCGCTTCGTCCAGTTCGTCGTCACGAGCCGCGTCAGCTATGAGCTCGTCACGTCGGTGCAGCGCGCCGCGACCGAGCTGGCGGCGCCGTTCGGCGGGTGGTGCGATTCGTGGGGTGCAAATGCTTGA
- a CDS encoding glycine zipper 2TM domain-containing protein — protein sequence MNHPSTPPTRHNLHPVLLIAAVVFILFCGVGIAAFMGWLPSSDKAGRPDQLVTPPAEQLATAPYSPPGPATQSSQYAAGAGTINGVSTSGSGALGTSGGSGDVIASPVVPASEPRRAAPVRDEALQRERERERAQERAAERKHAATPVCKSCGMVESVSETKARAAGSGMGAAGGAVVGGLLGRQVGDGKGRDLATIAGAIGGAVVGNQVEGNMKATKKYDVTVRMNDGELRTFHTDSPVWRQGDQVKVVNGMLQSR from the coding sequence ATGAACCATCCAAGCACCCCACCGACCCGTCACAACCTGCACCCCGTGCTGCTGATCGCGGCCGTCGTGTTCATCCTGTTCTGCGGCGTCGGCATTGCCGCCTTCATGGGCTGGCTGCCCTCTTCCGACAAGGCCGGCCGGCCCGACCAGCTGGTCACACCACCGGCCGAGCAACTGGCCACGGCACCGTACTCGCCGCCCGGCCCGGCCACGCAATCGAGCCAGTACGCCGCCGGCGCCGGCACCATCAACGGCGTCTCCACATCGGGCAGCGGCGCGCTGGGCACCAGCGGCGGTTCGGGCGACGTGATCGCCTCGCCCGTCGTGCCGGCCTCCGAGCCGCGCCGTGCGGCGCCGGTGCGCGACGAAGCGCTGCAGCGTGAACGCGAGCGCGAGCGCGCACAGGAACGCGCCGCCGAACGCAAGCATGCGGCCACGCCCGTCTGCAAGTCGTGCGGCATGGTGGAAAGCGTCAGCGAAACGAAGGCCCGCGCAGCCGGCAGCGGCATGGGCGCGGCCGGCGGTGCCGTCGTCGGTGGCCTGCTGGGTCGCCAGGTCGGCGACGGCAAGGGCCGCGACCTGGCGACGATCGCCGGCGCCATCGGCGGCGCCGTGGTCGGCAACCAGGTCGAAGGCAATATGAAAGCGACCAAGAAGTACGACGTGACGGTACGCATGAACGACGGCGAACTGCGCACCTTCCACACCGATTCGCCCGTGTGGCGCCAGGGCGACCAGGTGAAAGTGGTGAACGGCATGCTGCAGTCGCGCTGA
- a CDS encoding OmpA family protein yields the protein MNILNETCKKAVAGAVALAMTVGATGCADMNPEQRGTATGAGIGAGLGAILGASTSGGGGGRAAGGAVLGAAVGAVAGNIWSKRMEAQKKTMEQATQGTGVQVTQTADNRLKMEIPSDISFDTNRADIKSNFRPILDRFATTLNENPATTVTIIGHTDSTGNDAINQPLSVERASHTRDYLATKGVSPTRIVVEGRGAREPIASNDDNSGRARNRRVEIYVAEAAPRS from the coding sequence ATGAACATCCTGAATGAAACCTGCAAGAAGGCAGTGGCAGGCGCTGTCGCGCTCGCCATGACGGTCGGCGCGACCGGCTGCGCGGACATGAATCCCGAACAGCGCGGCACGGCCACCGGCGCCGGCATCGGCGCCGGCCTGGGCGCGATCCTGGGCGCCTCGACGAGCGGCGGCGGCGGTGGCCGCGCCGCCGGCGGCGCCGTGCTGGGCGCGGCCGTGGGCGCGGTGGCCGGCAATATCTGGTCGAAGCGCATGGAAGCGCAGAAGAAAACGATGGAACAGGCCACCCAGGGCACCGGCGTGCAGGTCACGCAGACGGCAGACAACCGCCTCAAGATGGAAATCCCGAGCGACATCTCGTTCGACACCAACCGGGCCGACATCAAGTCCAACTTCCGCCCGATCCTGGACCGCTTCGCCACCACGCTGAACGAAAACCCGGCCACGACCGTGACGATCATCGGCCACACGGACAGCACCGGCAACGACGCGATCAACCAGCCGCTGTCGGTCGAGCGCGCCTCGCACACGCGCGACTATCTGGCCACCAAGGGCGTGTCGCCCACCCGCATCGTCGTGGAAGGCCGCGGCGCGCGCGAGCCGATCGCATCGAACGACGACAACAGCGGCCGTGCCCGCAATCGCCGCGTGGAGATCTACGTGGCCGAGGCGGCTCCGCGCAGCTGA
- a CDS encoding phage holin family protein, with the protein MEHSEPHPPGLIASLAGVAKNSLRLVLSRVELAALELSEVRNHLVQLSVLFALSVLAAWFAIAFGTATLIYLVWAELGWKILLILAVVFVIIAAALIMSIKKLIRQGRLALSATMAELKADRDMLL; encoded by the coding sequence ATGGAACACTCCGAGCCACATCCGCCCGGCCTGATCGCCTCGCTGGCCGGGGTAGCGAAAAACAGCCTGCGGCTGGTCTTGTCGCGGGTCGAACTGGCCGCGCTGGAACTGTCGGAAGTGCGCAATCACCTGGTCCAGCTGTCGGTGCTGTTCGCGCTGTCGGTGCTGGCCGCGTGGTTCGCCATCGCCTTCGGGACCGCCACGCTGATCTACCTCGTGTGGGCCGAGCTGGGCTGGAAGATCCTGCTGATCCTGGCGGTCGTCTTCGTCATCATCGCGGCGGCTCTGATCATGTCGATCAAGAAGCTGATCCGGCAAGGCCGGCTGGCGCTGTCCGCCACGATGGCCGAGCTGAAGGCTGACCGCGACATGTTGCTGTGA
- a CDS encoding ferritin-like domain-containing protein codes for MSDNTPTQASGIDTAAIRAAAQNMADGPVTAGYKGDREAVLKMLNDALATELVCINRYKRHYYTVSGRANSGIKAEFLEHANEEEQHADWLAERIVQLNGQPDYNPATLLARSHAEYDESMEVQSMVRANLIAERVAIEAYRQMIEQIGETDPVTKQLLIKIMAEEEEHADDMRDLLE; via the coding sequence ATGTCCGACAACACCCCTACCCAGGCCAGCGGCATCGATACCGCGGCCATCCGGGCCGCCGCGCAGAACATGGCGGACGGTCCGGTCACGGCAGGCTACAAGGGCGACCGCGAAGCCGTGCTGAAAATGCTGAACGACGCGCTGGCCACCGAGCTGGTCTGCATCAACCGCTACAAGCGGCATTACTACACGGTCAGCGGCCGTGCCAACTCGGGCATCAAGGCGGAGTTCCTCGAGCATGCCAACGAGGAAGAGCAGCACGCCGACTGGCTGGCCGAACGCATCGTCCAGCTGAACGGCCAGCCCGACTACAACCCCGCGACCTTGCTGGCACGCAGTCACGCCGAGTATGATGAGTCGATGGAAGTACAGTCGATGGTCCGTGCCAACCTGATCGCCGAGCGCGTGGCGATCGAGGCTTACCGCCAGATGATCGAGCAGATCGGCGAGACCGATCCCGTGACGAAACAGCTGTTGATCAAGATCATGGCTGAAGAGGAAGAGCACGCGGACGACATGCGCGATCTGCTGGAGTAA
- a CDS encoding DUF4398 domain-containing protein → MSPRLTLPAVAATVVSALLLSACASQKAPATADVAVSQAAVESAAQAGAAELAPAELTSAREKFARANQALKERDYKLASELATQAQAEAKLAQSKATSAKATSAADAVQENIRVLREELDRANSANK, encoded by the coding sequence ATGAGCCCTCGTCTTACCCTGCCGGCAGTCGCGGCAACCGTGGTTTCCGCATTGTTGCTGTCGGCTTGTGCCAGCCAGAAAGCCCCCGCGACGGCCGACGTGGCCGTCTCGCAGGCCGCCGTCGAAAGCGCGGCCCAGGCCGGCGCCGCCGAGCTGGCACCCGCCGAGCTGACGTCCGCCCGCGAGAAGTTCGCGCGCGCCAACCAGGCCCTGAAGGAACGCGACTACAAGCTCGCTTCCGAACTGGCGACGCAGGCCCAGGCCGAAGCGAAGCTGGCGCAGAGCAAGGCGACGTCCGCCAAGGCCACCAGCGCCGCCGATGCCGTCCAGGAAAATATCCGCGTGTTGCGCGAGGAACTGGATCGCGCCAACAGCGCCAACAAGTAA
- a CDS encoding OmpA family protein, which produces MNKTFTQKAVTPLVLSMVLALSACSSTPVTTSTLDQARSDYTAAQNSSVAQYAPNEFKAATEALNAANTAASNREDLTKIDQLASLAKTKIATAQEVARTKQAEANLASSAQEREKIRLQARTAEAEAARRNAEQAQRDAEAAKAQAEQATAATRDAQAQASALAAQLAELKAKQTERGMVVTLGDVLFNTDQAVLTSSGMATVQKLANILRDNPDRTVLVEGFTDSTGSTAHNLELSQRRAEAVRAALAQMGIERSRVDTRGYGEAYPVASNNSAGDRQLNRRVEIVLSEAGKPIQARR; this is translated from the coding sequence ATGAACAAGACCTTCACGCAAAAAGCCGTCACGCCGCTGGTGCTGTCGATGGTACTGGCCCTGTCGGCCTGCAGCTCCACCCCTGTGACGACCAGCACGCTGGACCAGGCCCGCAGCGACTACACCGCTGCCCAGAACAGCTCGGTGGCGCAATACGCGCCGAACGAGTTCAAGGCCGCGACGGAAGCGCTGAACGCCGCCAACACAGCCGCGTCGAACCGCGAGGACCTGACCAAGATCGACCAGCTGGCCAGCCTGGCCAAGACCAAGATCGCCACCGCGCAGGAAGTGGCGCGCACCAAGCAGGCCGAAGCGAACCTGGCCAGCTCGGCGCAGGAACGCGAGAAGATCCGCCTGCAGGCCCGTACCGCCGAGGCCGAAGCTGCCCGCCGCAACGCCGAGCAGGCCCAGCGCGACGCCGAGGCCGCCAAGGCCCAGGCGGAGCAGGCCACGGCCGCCACGCGCGATGCGCAGGCCCAGGCGTCCGCGTTGGCCGCCCAGCTGGCCGAACTGAAGGCCAAGCAGACCGAGCGCGGCATGGTCGTCACCCTGGGCGACGTGCTGTTCAACACCGACCAGGCCGTGCTGACGTCGAGCGGCATGGCGACCGTGCAGAAGCTGGCCAACATCCTGCGCGACAACCCGGACCGCACCGTGCTGGTGGAAGGCTTCACCGACAGCACCGGCTCCACCGCGCACAACCTGGAGCTGTCGCAACGCCGCGCCGAAGCCGTGCGCGCCGCGCTGGCGCAGATGGGCATCGAGCGCAGCCGCGTGGACACGCGTGGCTATGGCGAAGCGTATCCGGTTGCCAGCAACAACTCGGCCGGCGACCGCCAGCTGAACCGCCGCGTCGAGATCGTGCTGTCCGAAGCCGGCAAGCCGATCCAGGCCCGTCGTTAA
- a CDS encoding helix-turn-helix domain-containing protein yields the protein MNDNKRDDDTSIESVRQLGELVRAARKQQQMTQEDVSGLAGLGNRFIIDLERGKETIQMQKALDVMRLLGLELIVRKA from the coding sequence ATGAACGATAACAAAAGGGATGACGATACGTCCATCGAATCGGTACGCCAGTTGGGCGAGCTCGTCCGAGCTGCCCGTAAGCAACAACAAATGACCCAGGAAGACGTCTCCGGCCTGGCTGGGCTGGGCAACCGTTTCATTATCGACCTGGAACGCGGCAAGGAGACGATTCAGATGCAGAAGGCACTCGACGTCATGCGGTTGCTGGGGCTCGAGCTGATCGTGCGGAAAGCCTGA
- a CDS encoding Crp/Fnr family transcriptional regulator, translating into MNLNFDTAHSSHASMVTPGNRLLANLPEDDLAQLEACCETIDAEVGDVLFEPGQTIQHVYFPIDALVSLLAVAEGRMTLEVGSVGREGMIGASAALGNDEAQVRAVVQRAGRALRMSAAEFAARAGRMESLQHLLHRYTDTLLAQAIQIAVCSRFHVLEARLARSLLVTRDRLQSEKFHLTHEFLAHSLGVRRVGVTKAASALQNQKLISYSRGNIEILDSNGLEAVSCRCYDLVKDR; encoded by the coding sequence ATGAATCTGAACTTTGACACCGCGCACAGCAGCCACGCTTCGATGGTCACGCCCGGTAACCGATTGCTGGCCAACCTTCCCGAGGACGACCTGGCCCAGCTCGAAGCCTGTTGCGAGACGATCGATGCCGAAGTGGGCGATGTCCTGTTCGAGCCCGGGCAGACGATCCAACACGTGTATTTCCCCATCGACGCCCTGGTCTCGCTGCTCGCCGTCGCCGAAGGGCGCATGACGCTCGAGGTGGGCTCGGTCGGCCGCGAAGGCATGATCGGCGCTTCCGCCGCGCTGGGCAACGACGAGGCGCAGGTGCGCGCCGTCGTGCAGCGCGCCGGCCGCGCCCTGCGCATGAGCGCGGCCGAATTCGCCGCCCGCGCCGGACGCATGGAATCGCTGCAGCACCTGCTGCACCGTTATACCGATACGCTGCTGGCGCAGGCGATCCAGATCGCCGTCTGCAGCCGTTTCCACGTGCTGGAGGCGCGCCTGGCCCGTTCGCTGCTCGTCACGCGCGACCGCCTGCAATCGGAGAAATTCCACCTGACGCACGAGTTCCTGGCGCACTCGCTGGGCGTGCGCCGCGTCGGCGTCACCAAGGCCGCCAGCGCGCTGCAGAACCAGAAGCTGATCTCCTATAGCCGCGGCAATATCGAGATCCTCGATTCGAACGGGTTGGAGGCGGTGTCATGCCGCTGTTACGACCTCGTGAAGGATCGTTGA
- a CDS encoding AsmA family protein, with product MTMPRRTKIALAVGGTVVAIPAIALVVLLNYDWNKARPWLNAKTSEAIERPFAIRGDLSLTWEKQPRAPQDRSWRDWIPWPHLVARDVHLGNPTAMVGKDGVPADMASVDAVSFSLNPFALLHQTISIPELAFRSPSVYLRRTADGSNNWTFEKKEKKSKWELDLDRVVFSKGSIRFVDGVEHIDATAQVDTLDNDRKYGVGWKLSGQWNDAPISGTGKTGAVLSLQDASVPFPILADAKIGLVSVAAEGTLVNPAKLAGIDMNLKVSGASMARLYPITGLVLPETPPFSTHGHLVGQLAKGNSKWTYDNFVGKVGSSDIGGKLAYQQKKPRGHLTGTVHSKLLQFADLGPLIGADSNEKKKERGVEAVQPADKVLPVEKFRTERWTSIDADVSFKADRITRTAQLPISKLYTEFHLNDGVLKLTPLNFDFAGGSMASTVKLDGSGKQVKDAIAANLDVKGRHIKIKELFPNVEQIKQATVGEINAEARLSATGNSVATLLAASNGEVKATVSQGTISKMLLEQMGLNVGSIVVTKLVGDKPVQMNCLAGDFAVTNGVAQTRSFIVDTTDATLHINGAVSLADEKMDLTLKPDSKGLRIVSLRSPIYVRGSFKQPDVAIDKGVLAMRAGGAIALATLAAPVAAVIPLIHGGGGGVDCAKLLAQSTAKPSAPPPGKQLPASKRPTAEQVKGK from the coding sequence ATGACAATGCCTCGTCGAACCAAGATCGCGCTGGCCGTGGGCGGCACCGTCGTCGCCATCCCCGCCATCGCCCTCGTCGTCTTGCTCAACTATGACTGGAACAAGGCGCGCCCCTGGCTGAACGCGAAGACCAGCGAAGCCATCGAGCGCCCGTTCGCCATCCGCGGCGACCTCTCCCTGACGTGGGAAAAGCAGCCGCGCGCGCCACAGGACCGCAGCTGGCGCGACTGGATCCCCTGGCCGCACCTGGTGGCGCGCGATGTGCACCTGGGCAATCCGACCGCCATGGTGGGCAAGGATGGCGTGCCGGCCGACATGGCCAGCGTGGACGCCGTGTCGTTCTCGCTCAACCCGTTCGCGCTGCTGCACCAGACGATCTCGATCCCCGAGCTGGCGTTCCGCTCGCCCAGCGTCTACCTGCGCCGCACGGCCGACGGCAGCAACAACTGGACGTTCGAAAAAAAGGAAAAGAAATCGAAGTGGGAGCTGGACCTGGACCGCGTCGTGTTCAGCAAGGGCAGTATCCGCTTCGTCGACGGTGTCGAGCACATCGACGCCACCGCGCAGGTCGACACGCTGGACAACGATCGCAAGTACGGTGTCGGCTGGAAGCTGTCGGGCCAATGGAACGACGCGCCCATCAGCGGCACCGGCAAGACCGGCGCCGTGCTGTCGCTGCAGGATGCGAGCGTGCCCTTCCCCATCCTGGCGGATGCCAAGATCGGCCTGGTCTCGGTGGCCGCCGAAGGCACGCTGGTCAATCCTGCCAAGCTGGCCGGCATCGACATGAACCTGAAGGTGTCCGGCGCCAGCATGGCGCGGCTGTACCCGATCACGGGCCTGGTGCTGCCGGAGACGCCGCCGTTCTCCACGCATGGCCACCTGGTCGGCCAGCTGGCCAAGGGCAACAGCAAGTGGACCTACGATAACTTCGTCGGCAAGGTGGGCTCGTCCGACATCGGCGGCAAGCTGGCCTACCAGCAAAAGAAGCCGCGCGGCCACCTGACCGGCACCGTGCATTCGAAGCTGCTGCAGTTCGCCGACCTGGGTCCGCTGATCGGCGCCGACTCGAACGAGAAGAAGAAGGAACGCGGCGTCGAGGCCGTGCAGCCGGCCGACAAGGTGCTGCCGGTCGAGAAGTTCCGCACCGAACGCTGGACCAGCATCGACGCCGACGTCAGCTTCAAGGCCGACCGCATCACGCGCACGGCGCAACTGCCCATCAGCAAACTGTACACGGAGTTCCACCTGAACGACGGCGTGCTGAAACTGACGCCGCTGAACTTCGACTTCGCCGGCGGCAGCATGGCGTCCACCGTCAAGCTGGACGGCAGCGGCAAGCAGGTCAAGGACGCGATCGCGGCCAACCTGGACGTCAAGGGTCGCCACATCAAGATCAAGGAGCTGTTCCCGAACGTGGAGCAGATCAAGCAGGCCACGGTGGGCGAAATCAACGCGGAGGCCAGGCTGTCCGCCACGGGGAACTCGGTGGCCACGCTGCTGGCCGCGTCGAACGGCGAGGTCAAGGCGACCGTCAGCCAGGGCACGATCAGCAAGATGCTGCTGGAGCAGATGGGCCTGAACGTGGGCAGCATCGTCGTGACGAAGCTGGTGGGCGACAAGCCGGTGCAGATGAACTGCCTGGCCGGCGACTTCGCCGTGACGAACGGCGTGGCGCAGACGCGCTCGTTCATCGTCGACACGACCGACGCCACCCTGCACATCAATGGCGCCGTCAGCCTGGCGGACGAGAAGATGGACCTGACCCTGAAGCCGGACAGCAAGGGCCTGCGCATCGTCTCGCTGCGTTCGCCGATCTACGTGCGCGGCAGCTTCAAGCAGCCCGACGTTGCCATCGACAAGGGCGTGCTGGCGATGCGTGCTGGCGGCGCCATCGCGCTGGCCACGCTGGCGGCGCCGGTGGCCGCCGTGATTCCGCTGATCCACGGCGGTGGCGGCGGCGTGGACTGCGCCAAGCTGCTGGCGCAGTCGACAGCAAAGCCCTCGGCACCGCCGCCGGGCAAGCAATTGCCGGCCTCGAAGCGGCCGACCGCCGAGCAGGTGAAAGGCAAATGA
- a CDS encoding BON domain-containing protein, with the protein MNNLTSLPTIVSGLVLATLVACASTNAPAPATGALANSSNSAAVTDAALTNSVLAGLAQQPGINPADIAVESYDGEVRLSGFAASQQEIDTAVAAARSVAGVKVVRNDMKLKDAAK; encoded by the coding sequence ATGAACAACCTGACTTCCCTGCCGACCATCGTGTCCGGCCTGGTGCTGGCCACGCTGGTGGCATGCGCCTCGACCAATGCCCCGGCGCCGGCCACCGGCGCCTTGGCCAATTCGTCCAACAGCGCCGCCGTCACCGACGCGGCGCTGACGAACAGCGTGCTGGCGGGCCTGGCCCAGCAGCCAGGCATCAATCCGGCCGACATCGCCGTGGAAAGCTATGACGGCGAAGTACGCCTGTCCGGCTTCGCGGCCAGCCAGCAGGAGATCGACACCGCCGTGGCTGCCGCCCGCAGCGTGGCCGGCGTGAAGGTGGTCAGGAACGACATGAAGCTCAAGGACGCCGCGAAGTAA
- a CDS encoding DUF883 family protein, producing the protein MLENNISTVNNDVKTLVKDAQALFTAATALTGEKAEELRGRGMRALDSALARAQEAQVKAVETGKQAAASTDAYVKENPWRSIAVAAGVGLLVGVIVGRK; encoded by the coding sequence ATGCTGGAAAATAACATCAGTACCGTAAACAACGACGTGAAAACGCTGGTCAAGGATGCACAGGCCCTGTTCACCGCCGCCACCGCGCTGACGGGCGAGAAGGCCGAGGAACTGCGTGGTCGCGGCATGCGCGCGCTCGATTCGGCCCTGGCCCGTGCCCAGGAAGCCCAGGTGAAAGCCGTCGAGACGGGCAAGCAGGCTGCCGCCAGCACCGATGCCTACGTCAAGGAGAACCCATGGCGTTCGATCGCCGTGGCAGCGGGCGTCGGCCTGCTGGTCGGCGTGATCGTGGGCCGCAAATAA